The Apium graveolens cultivar Ventura chromosome 3, ASM990537v1, whole genome shotgun sequence sequence tcaacggatgtctctaaagcttcaacggataacatccttcaacggatgagtgcatcaacggatagagcttcaactgctaacacatcaacggataaagccatcaacggatgaaggcttcaacggatgttctgttaaatagcagttcacaagtggtagttgtacctacaaacagaggcacatgggttgacagagacaactgagatgtggtagcctatttcaggaacatcagaaaaagcagccgttctactctagtataaagaggcaatagtcaacaatgcactggagtaaaatggagaagaaacaagtggagaacttattttattattgtactttttatctttgtcttcacttgtacacttggtgttatataaaccaagtagcagctagtaattagaagagaatttttccagagctgtttagaaaaatcttgagagaaaaattatttagtttgtactaggacgcagctgtgatcaacttcttgaatcacagattttctgaaataccatctctggtggaacaacaatccaccagaaaagtttttaaggtctgttgtgttctttacattagtgtttgaatatatatctgtcagtattagcttaaagcaattcatacacttgtttatcttaaacacatagcctttgaaactgctcaaaacttgaaaaagttttgagatttacattcaacccccttctgtaaatctcattgttagttcactaggaataacaaccGTTAGCTGAGGAGATAGTCAAAGTTTGTGTTGGTATATTAGGAGAAGTCATGATCTACTACAAAGATGACACCTTCATTTTGCTGAATAGAGAAGTTATTGAGACATTTTCAACTGCAGAATTAGAGAGAGTAATAAGTTTGATGAATGCAAGGGATTCATTTACAAGAATGAGGAAGACTGAGTTGGctgagagattgagagagagagagagacataAGGCAGGCAAGGGAAATGGATGAAAGAGaggaaaatgaaagaaaatatgCTCAGGAGATTTAGATGTTTGAGCAAAGGTCTAATGAACTAAAAGACGAGGGGGTTGAGCAGAGTATCTGAAAATGGACGCTTTATGAATATTAGGACTCATAAATTTGCGAGATACAGGATTCATTTGCGTGACAGTTACTCATTAGTTGAATGGCTCAGACTGGTGGAAGCTCTAATGGGAACTGAGATTATTGAAGAAATTGAAGTTTTAGTCAAACTCAAGGATCTAAGTAGAAGGGAAACTGGTTATGAGAAATTTAGATAAGTCATGTAATTCAATATTGATTGTAACTACATGATGTATAAAGTTGTACTTTGTAAATCTGCCAGTCTAATTGTATTTGATTTTaccttggggttagtcttgttatcagacatgaatttgtgacaagtaatcttctcacaaattgagagagattgttgtgcaagacatgcctgaatataataagactaagtcatattgataGAACTAAggattagttgtatgataatctaatttTTTATTCTAcaattgtatttcttgagtctgtaaaaatgtgtagtagattagactgaaggatttttctgtgaacagtcttCAAACTAAGTAATAAACTCTAGAACAAGATCAAATCTTGATCATGTCTCATAGAGAAATATAGAAGATTAGATTTGAATAAAGTTGTTATAAGAAAAATGTTCTAAGCCGAATATCGACAAGTCACGGATCAAGGGATATCAagaagtatgtcgagaagtccaaaatggtttgtcgagaagtcacatgagatatcgataagttaatttGCATGTAGAGgtctcagatatcgacaagtcaaaaagtctatatagagaactggaaatatcgacaagttattttcTCATGTAGAGATCTGGAGATATTGACAAATCAAAATCTTCATGTAGATAACTTAAGATGTCATCAAGTCAAAAgtctatgtagagaactgaagatgTCGACAAACTATTCTACATATTGAGAACtgaagacctcgacaagtcattaACACATGTaaagaactcaagatatcgataagtcattttacatATCAATATGTCACATCCCTACAAAACAAAAGAGACCTCGACACATATCCCATAattcagaatgcagacaagtggaagattcaaaattatcagtcaataaacaaTTCTATCACTGAATTAAAAAGTTtacaaaagcagtttgaagaatATAAGATCAATGGCCAATAATCACTGGACAAATGATGGTTACATacctacaagattctgcacagatttgctaacaccgGAAAttgaaatagacaagataactttAGAAACCGTGTTTGTATATTTTAGTGTAAATTTTGTAAATCCGTGTTGttggtctataaagcatgcacgggttcTTAGTTTAGAAGTTATCAAACACATCTAGAAAATATCTTGTATTCTCTCTGAAGATTTGTAGTTGAGTTCTTATTATGAAGAACACATatttgtagcaaaacaaatttgattaatacaatcaagtgagtttttgataatttGTTTGTGTGCTTACAGTTAAACAACTTATCTCTATAAATTCATATCTGTTTTGTTCAATTATAAGCCAAACACTTTATAACTTAATTAAAATCtaaaaaaacacattcaccctcaTCTATGTTATATTTCattgcactcaatatctaacactacataaaatataataaaaaaattcgATCTAATAAAAATAACATCATGTAGTGtgtattattattttttaaattatttatttctaaattaagaaaattatgattaaaaaatattattaaaatatacaaTAATTATTGtttacattatatatatattcgtcATGTTTATTTCTTATTAATATTTCTCATAATTACACTAGCTAAAACGGCTTGTCTTATTATATTAACTTTGGTATATCTAGTTGTCCATGTACATCCTACTGTCCATGTACGTCTTACATGTTAATAACTATGGTGAGGTTTTAAAAAATAAGATTTGACAAATGCAAAATATATTTTCATCGGTTAAATATTCTACATTCTTTTTGTaaatttaaaaatgcaaaaaataatttaattagaATAAAAACAATATGTGTGCATAACAAGATTGTATGAACATATATATTATAGTCAATTTAAAGATTATTactttttaattatataattaaataaaatacatAAATTTATAAAAGAACGTTGAATGTAGTAAATTTGAGTAAAATAAGTTAAAATGTTGATCTTCagtaatatataattttcaaGTTAGTTACAAAATATTCTTGAATCAATATATAATGAACCCAATATATATAATCATGTACTTGAGTTAATCATGATCCAAGATTATAACAAATATATAAATTTGCAAAAAAATGTTAGTAATGGTCAAACTGCAATTAAAAATGTATCGatatatttttacaaatttaaaatattaaattaaatttaccATATAGATAcgtattcaaattttattaatcCAAAAACCGGAAATAAATCCCTAGAGGGTAAAGGATTCGATTCTGATCCTCCTTCCGATTATCGGATATCCCCTTTTATAAAAAAAGAACTCGCAACAAACAATTCTTTGTTTTATAAACACACCTATACTATACTAACACCTATACACACAAGTAATTCACTCCATCCCTCTCGCTCCAGCTCCTTATCCTCCGAGGTAACAAATATCTAAATTTCATActtatatatgtatgtatatctCTATGTAATTATGCATGCTTTTTTAGgttgattatgattatatgatTATGTATGTGATGATTATGCGGATTTGATTGGTTGATTTATGAATGAGGCTGGAGAATTTAGTTATCAAAAATCGAATAGTTTTACGTTTTATGAACGAGGCTGGAGAATTTAGTTATCGAAAATCGAATAGTTTTACGTTTTATGAATGAGGCTGGAGAATTTAGTTATCGAAAATCGAATAGTTTTACGTTTTATGAACGAGGCTGGAGAATTTAGTTATCGAAAATCGAATAGTTTTACGTTTTATGAATGAGGCTGGAGAATTTAGTTATCGAAAATCGAATAGTTTTACGTTTTATGAATGAGGCTGGAGAATTTAGTTATCGAAAATGGAATAGTTTTACGTTTTATGAATGAGGCTGGAGAATTTAGTTATCGAAAATCGAATAGTTTTACGTTTTATGAATGAGGCTGGAGAATTTAGTTATCGAAAATGGAATAGTTTTACGTTTTATGAATGAGGCTGGAGAATTTAGTTATCGAAAATCGAATAGTTTTACGTTTTATGAATGAGGCTGGAGAATTTAGTTATCGAAAATCGAATAGTTTTACGTTTTATGAACGAGGCTGGAGAATTTAGTTATCGAAAATCGAATAGTTTTACGTTTTATGAATGAGGCTGGAGAATTTAGTTATCGAAAATCGAATAGTTTTACGTTTTATGAATGAGGCTGGAGAATTTAGTTATCGAAAATGGAATAGTTTTACGTTTTATGAATGAGGCTGGAGAATTTAGTTATCGAAAATGGAATAGTTTTACGTTTTATGAATGAGGCTGGAGAATTTAGTTATCGAAAATCGAATAGTTTTACGTTTTATGAATGAGGCTGGAGAATTTAGTTATCGAAAATCGAATAGTTTTACGTTGAGCATTGATGTGCTGGTCTAAGTTTATAGTGTGTAAATCCTGTGGGAATAGAATTTGTCAATAATTAAACTTCTATTGCTGGGAATATACGATACTTATCAGCTGTAATCAGATGTAATCTATATGTTTTACTCTTTAAATTTAGTGTTATGCAGGTTCAGTTGTCTGATTATTACTCTTGCTGCGATTTACGTACATGATAATTCTTGTCCATTAAGTTTAAACAAAGCGAAACACATTAGTAGAaccttctatgaaaacaaatgtGCTGGGCCAAGTATTAATAAATCGAATACTTCCAAAGTCCTGTGATTATGATATCTTTGAATCATATGTATGCACTTCAGGTTTATCCATCCAATTATTGTCATAATGAGATGCCCTAGTGGTCCTCCCCTGGATAGTTAGCATTCATGTTAATTTGTAGTTCACAAGTTTATGTATGACTTTTTTCTTAAATAGCAGGAGAAACCGAAACCAAAGGGAAAATCAACGCTTCGATTTAAGACAGCAGCTCGTAAGGGTGTTGTGTGCATTAGGTCTTTTCAGCTTACACAAAAAACTCTTAATGTATATATTCAGCTTTAAACTAATAAACTATTCTCCGTAGAATAGTTTATTAGGTTGTGGATAGTTTATATATTCAGCTTTAAGTTCTAATTCATGGATGTCACACTTAACACATTTTTATTGTAAACATTCAGATGGATATGCAACATTCTGAACAAGAACACATCGTGGAGGTATGTGGAGATATTCAAGTTCAAGAGAGGACATCAGGTGTGAATAAAATTTGTGATGGAGCACCATGTGGATTTTCTGATTCTAAATCCAGTCCCAAAGAAGCGAAGGAACGTAGCGATTCGATGCGAAAGCTTTTGATTGCTGTTGCTCTCTGCATCATATTTATGACCGTAGAAGTTGTTGGAGGTATTAAGGCCAACAGTTTAGCTATTTTGACAGATGCGGCTCATTTGTTGTCAGATGTTGCTGCTTTTGCAATTTCATTGTTCTCACTGTGGGCATCGGGATGGGAAGCTACACCTCGTCAGTCTTATGGTTTTTTCAGGATTGAGATTCTTGGAGCATTGGTCTCAATTCAAATGATATGGCTTCTTGCTGGGATCCTTGTCTATGAAGCTATTTCAAGATTCTTTTATGAAACAGGTGAAGTTCAGGGCTTCCTTATGTTTCTTGTTTCTGCTTTCGGTCTAGTGGTTAATATTATCATGGCTGTTCTGTTGGGGCACGATCATGGCCACAGTCATGGCCACGATCATGGCCACGGTCATGGCCACAGTCATGACCACGATCGTGATCATGGTCATGCGCACGAGCACAACCATGGGAACTCTGATGATATGCACACCCATGGAGTGACAATCACAACAGAAGTGGTGAACAAAGCTGGGCATTCCAAACATGACAAGCATCATCACCATGCTCATGGAACAGATCATACCGTACCTCTGCTTCGCCCTTCCTCTGAATCTGAAGGTGAACACAAGCAAAAGAAGCAACGCAACATCAATGTTCAGGGTGCATATCTTCATGTATTAGGGGATTCAATTCAGAGCATTGGGGTGATGATTGGTGGAGCAATTATATGGTATAAACCTGAATGGAAGATTATTGATTTGATATGCACACTCATTTTTTCTGTGATTGTGCTGGGAACTACTATCAACATGTTGGGCAACATATGGGAGGTTCTGATGGAGAACACACCCCGAGAAATCGACGCAACAAGGCTTGAGAAAGGACTTTGTGAGATGGACGAGGTAGTTGCGATACATGAGTTGCATATATGGGCAATTACAGTAGGCAAAGTGCTACTAGCTTGTCATGTAAAGGTGAAGCCTGAAGCTGATGCTGACATGGTACTGGACAAGGTTGTGGATTATATCAAAAAAGAGTATAATATCAGCCATGTAACTATACAAATCGAGAGAGAGCTGCAAACTTGATGCTGTAACTAGGCTATGGCTCAGGTTCTTGTATTCAGAGAAAAAGGCCTGTTACGTCGCTTGGGGTATGATTTTCATGTTTTATAAGTGTGATGTAATAACTTGGGCAAGATGATTTACATTATGTGTACTCTTTTGTTTTCATAGTGTTTTTATGCATTCCTGCTTATGAAGTTCTTTCGCCAGTAAATGTTTAAATTTAGGTTCAGATTTGGAATCCTCTATGCATGTGTACCGCTTTACGGGTTTCTTGATGGAATGTTAAACAATATCCATTACGGATTTTGCTTACCATTCTCTTGATATAGTTGAAGTTAACGCATTTTTAACATTTCCCGTCTAATCAAGTGGATGCTTTTCTTTTCTTGttcgataaaattttataaattaagGCTCGATTAGTGATGACAAACGTTCTTTTCCTCATAAATCTAAGCCGGAGAAGATTTATCATCTGTTTGCTCTTAAATAGGCTTCTTCACACGCTGTGCCTGGTAGCACCATCTCAGCCTATGAAATTGATACAATTTGCTCTTAAGTatacaaaaacacacaaagtaCCCATGTTAAACATGATGCTGTAATATTTTTGGCTAATGAATATGAATAATTCGATCTTTATTGTTACATATTCTGAAGAAAAGATAAAATATTCCTTTTACTTCTTATTCCTCAATGTTGCCTCCAAAATCAATAGAAATTACCAGAACTGGGATTTATAATTTGTCTTTTAGACACTGTGATCCTCGTCTTGAGCAACTTGTAGTTGAGGGTAAATCTATATGGAAAAATCCTACAGATTACCTGCCCGGTAGAATGGCACAGCTTATGGAACTTTTATGGCTTTATGTCGCTAGGCTTTGTTTTGTTGGGTATATATTAGTTCACTCAATATGCGAAATTCTGGAAAGAGGTTCTTCCATTGCAGAATTGTGTGACATTAGTTATTATGCAGGCATGTTTGAGATGACCTTGTGGTATTCTGATTATGCCAAATTCAATGAAATTGGAGTGCGACCAAATGGGATTACGGCATGGGCTGTTACCTTTGGCACTGTTAAACACCCCATCTCACGTTTAATCATCATAATGATTTCTATCCGCTATGGTGGTATAAGATCTACCCTAGGTGGTCCGACTAAGAAAGTAATGATACGTGGAGTTACCTTCTTTGTTGCATCTGAAGTTCTCGAACTGGTAGAAAGGTTGGTGCTATCAGTGATCTTTCTGGAAAGGCAAGACTATTCTTTGTTCTTCCTGTATCACTCTTGGATGCATTCTTTGTTATTGGGATATTTACCTCCCTCCAACTTCAAATATCAGGCAAGAAGAATGATGGTAAAACTGGATATGTACAGAAAGTTCACTAATGCTTTGGCTGTAGCTGTCCTCGTGTCCATCGGATGGAAATGTTATCATCCGTATTTTAAGTCAACCGACATGTACAATGAGCATTAAAGGAATTCATGGAGGAATGCTTGGATCATCTCCGCATTCTGGGAATTTGTATCCTTTTCTCTCTTGTGTGTCATCTTTGCTCTCTGGGCTCCATTTCAGACTTCTATGAGAGTTTTCAAGTGATGAGTTTGACAATGAGGATACATTGACACTTATAAAACCATCGCCTCTCTCTTGTGTGTCATCTGTGCTCTCTGGGCTCCATCTCAGACTTCTATGAAATATGAATACTCTGAAGACGGAAGTGATGAGTTTGACAATGAGGATACTCTGAAGACAACGGAAGTTATGGTAATAAAAAAGGACACCGCTTTAAAGCACAAatgaaagaaaaataaataacTTCATAAAAATAATAAGAAACTTTTTTAAATCAGGTCTTCGACAGTGCCCGAGCAAGAGAAAGAGAAAGGGAGCTGCTTTATCCAGATGCGTGTGGCGGTGGAGGTCGAGGATGGATAAGTCAGGCAGTGATTAGTTATGGCAGAGGGCATGGGACTAGGGAAACATGTGCACTACATACTGCCAGGCTTTCTGTTGACACATTGGTTGATCTCTGGTCAGCACTAAGAGACGAGTCTCGACACTCTCTACTAAGAATGAAAGAAGAGGATTTCACTGAAAGGCTAATGTACAGGTTTGTGGCTTGCTTTCTCTACTATCGCTCTCCTGAAAAGCTTCCTGTGGCTAATTGGATCATATtctactttcttcttctttttttaaaTTCTTGCTAGCCCTATAGGGGCGGCCTCCAATTTCAGCAGCTCTAGAAAGGGTAATTATTTGAAAGATTAGTTACATAAACTAGGAAGACCAAGGGAAGTCACGATATTCATTTACCTATCTAATCTGCACATCTACCTGCAACTATATTATTATATGTGTAATATA is a genomic window containing:
- the LOC141713711 gene encoding metal tolerance protein A2-like, with translation MDMQHSEQEHIVEVCGDIQVQERTSGVNKICDGAPCGFSDSKSSPKEAKERSDSMRKLLIAVALCIIFMTVEVVGGIKANSLAILTDAAHLLSDVAAFAISLFSLWASGWEATPRQSYGFFRIEILGALVSIQMIWLLAGILVYEAISRFFYETGEVQGFLMFLVSAFGLVVNIIMAVLLGHDHGHSHGHDHGHGHGHSHDHDRDHGHAHEHNHGNSDDMHTHGVTITTEVVNKAGHSKHDKHHHHAHGTDHTVPLLRPSSESEGEHKQKKQRNINVQGAYLHVLGDSIQSIGVMIGGAIIWYKPEWKIIDLICTLIFSVIVLGTTINMLGNIWEVLMENTPREIDATRLEKGLCEMDEVVAIHELHIWAITVGKVLLACHVKVKPEADADMVLDKVVDYIKKEYNISHVTIQIERELQT
- the LOC141715251 gene encoding uncharacterized protein LOC141715251 gives rise to the protein MLPPKSIEITRTGIYNLSFRHCDPRLEQLVVEGKSIWKNPTDYLPGRMAQLMELLWLYVARLCFVGYILVHSICEILERGSSIAELCDISYYAGMFEMTLWYSDYAKFNEIGVRPNGITAWAVTFGTVKHPISRLIIIMISIRYGGIRSTLGGPTKKVMIRGVTFFVASEVLELVERLVLSVIFLERQDYSLFFLYHSWMHSLLLGYLPPSNFKYQARRMMVKLDMYRKFTNALAVAVLVSIGWKCYHPYFKSTDMYNEH
- the LOC141713712 gene encoding uncharacterized protein LOC141713712 codes for the protein MKYEYSEDGSDEFDNEDTLKTTEVMVFDSARARERERELLYPDACGGGGRGWISQAVISYGRGHGTRETCALHTARLSVDTLVDLWSALRDESRHSLLRMKEEDFTERLMYRFDSKRFCRDCRRNVIREFKELKELKRIRKEPHCTSWFCGADTSFQYEVSHITVQADWHQTFLESFATYHHFEWAVGTGEGKSDILEWGHE